The sequence below is a genomic window from Xiphophorus maculatus strain JP 163 A chromosome 10, X_maculatus-5.0-male, whole genome shotgun sequence.
agttcatgacttgaaaattatactgaccatcatttgcattgaccatttaagaaaatctgagaaaatatcacttgtaTAATCATTTGGATCACAGTGTATTGAGACGTATATTAGCGCACTGTTATAAGCCATAAATAATGGGATGTGCCATTTTTTCGGTGCAAGTGCATTAACAACCTGAACACACAGTGGagtgcaataataataataataaataacatgcagtgacatttttatgcattttatcaGCTTATGAGTGATCAGCCACTAGATTTTAGGGTATTTTGCCAAAGCAGTACACTGCAATGGGAGACACAGTGTGAAGATCGCTGATctgttatttacaaaataaaaaataaaaaaaataaataaataaataaaagaaatcactGAAAATGGACGGCCCTGCCATTCTGCTCCGGACCCTAAACACCCAGTTTATCTATAAAGTCTGGTATGACGTTCAACTCTACCTGTtgtttttgaataataaaacatcagtaATCTTTAGCAGACAACTTAtccatttaaaaagataatGGTATTTGATTATGAATGCACAACCCACACAGAGAGACTAGTTTTATTTAGTCCGCTGCCGTAGCTGCTTGGTTGTTGTTCTACTTTCAAAATTTCCTGTcacctttcaacatttttaatacgAAAACACGATGGGGCAACTGGTGCACTGCCAGGGGGGAAACCCTGAGCAACCCTTACCTGGGGCATCAATAATGCTAGAACCGCCACTGATTTTACCAAATCTGCTCCGTTTTTCCGAACGTACTCAATTCCATACATCagataaaaaagtaaatggaCACAAATTTGTGttagcgtgtgtgtgtgtgtggtcataCCGAGGTTATGCCTTTTGCTCTTGGCATGTTCGTGGATGTGTTTCTTGGAGAAGCAGGCGAAGAAGACACAGTGGAGGCAGGAGTGGAGTCTGTTGAGGTGGGCTCCGCACATGTGGCAGATGCATGACTTGGCCTGCAGAGGGGAGAGGTGGGACAAATAATATTCTCCAGATCTGCACAAAACAttgagttctgttttttttttaatgcattgtGGTGAACTTCTGTGCTATATGGCTCTTTATTCTACTTCATTTGTAACTAGAtttacttttgttaaaaaataaaaaactattattctcttttttttgggaGGAAGCTTATTAGATTGTCTGAAATATCTTGTATCTATACTGATTGCACATTGAGGGACTACAGATGAAAACTAGCCTTAATGGCTAACTGAAGCATATTATATGACGTGCATtgttccttttaaaataaacagaaaaacatctcgAGTGTAAATACAGTGTATTCAAATTGTGCTACACATACATTCTGTTTGTCTGTGAAAAGTAGCAGAGGGGGCCAGGGGGGAGGAGGGGTGCATGCAGATGAAATGCTGGCATGCCAATGAGCCTGCATGGAAATGAGAAGAAATGCGGAATGCTGGAAACAGCAGGGAGGGCAAAATGAGAGGAACACGGATGAAGGAGGtagaagagagagaaagtgaaatttaagatttttgtgtGTTAATAACATGAGGGAGAGTAGGACCAATGAAAACAGATTCACGGCTGAGATGTGACATAACATAATAACGCCGCATGAGACACTGGAACTGGAATTGcgtaaattgaaaaaaaaaaaaataataataataataacgcagagagaaaagaaaaagatcgtCTGAACCCCCAAAGtgaaaacaagaaggaaaacttgttcaaaagcaaaaaagtggGTCATGGGGAAACCGAGGCTCGCTGATGCATGTTGGGATCAAAGGCTGTGCTGCGTCGTCTTACAGTGGGATGTCGGAAAATATTGAAGAAATGATGCTGTGCATCTACAGAGTCGCGTCAGAGCTGGACCAGGGTTGCCAGGTCTGatgaggagggggaggggggggacTATGTCTGCTGACTGCCTGTTTCCATGGGGGGGAAGGTGTGACTGTAGCTATTCATGTATTCATACCTTTTAGCTGTTTTatcacatcacaaccacaaacttcactgtATTTTCCTGAGGTGTAATGTCAGTGACCAACTCAAAAAAAAGATCATAATTTCCTCTCTAATCCAAAAATATTGATATCAAGTCGGTATCAGTACCAGGATCAATACTTTTAGTTTCATTTAccctcttaaatattttttttgcatcattttctaaagtctaccttttttttttttactataatttgctttaaaatgatatatttttgcactttacaaagggaaaaaaaatgcacacacatttttttctatagTTTATCATGTGATTATGTTAAAATACCTGTAACATTTATCTAAATTATGTCCTGTGTTTTATATAATGAAAAGAGGAACCACAAAAAAGTAATCGTTATTAGTTTGACGATatatcacatttaaataatacgTATCGGCACTGCTCTCGGTTTGACGTCAAAACATGAGTATCGGACACCTTTAAACACTACcggcttttttgtttttccataaatTATTGGTTCAGTGCGTCTCGCAgcataatgttttcatttggatACTGTCCCATACAGTTTTTTCTAGCTAGAataattaatggaaaataaatactgagGTAAAATGATCTCAGATGCAGTGACACTAGAGAGTTACTATCAAGCAAGGGCGGTGCCAGGCTCCTCGCGTTAGAGGGTGAGCATCAAGCAAGTACCCCACACCACCCGCCCCCAGCAACGTTCAACGAGAACATGCAAGTGCAGAATGGATGCAAACAGATACAGACCCCAGCCCACACTGCAGAGGCGCACGTAGCACTCCCAATAATCCTCACATCTGTAAGGTTTGATGTATAAGAAGTGACGAAGAGACAGAACCTCGTCGATCAATCTCGTagtgaaatatttgtaaggcTGATTTCCGCGGATGTAGCATGCTTTATTGGTGAGGGAAGACGGGGGGAAGGTTTGGTTGTTTCAAACCTGGCAGAATCCCCTCAGACGTGGAAATAATCACTGTGTACGCTGGTGGAAGGAAGTGGAGCCACAGAAGGCGCAGTGCCAACGCAAACAGACGCACATCAGCTCTCAGATCTAGTGTCCAGCCTAAGCTTTGATAGGAGCCAATGTTTGGAGTGACAAGTTTGCATTAGTTTGAGCTACACGTTGTGTCAAAGAGCACAAGCCTCTGAgggtagtttttatttatttgaaagctttttttgttggcATTAGATGTGCCTCATTTGGAAGGGCGGGGAACTCGTCAGACATTcaatacaaagacaaaaaaaaacaaacaggttgtGTCGCACAGTGGGACACTTGTCTCCCCTCCACTTGTTACCTTGCGTTTTCTGGTCTCGGCTGAACCGCTCCACACGAAACATTGATAAATAAGCCTCAGGTTCTGCTTCCAGTTGTCCACTTTGAAGCTGTTCACATGGGGGCAGCCTGCGGGACTCATGGCAGTCACAGCATCCGGCTTTCCGCCTCCTCCGAGCGACGAACCTGTTCACAAGCCGCCCCCCGCCGCCCCGGTCCGAACggctttttccccccttcctTCCAGCTAGCTCGCCAGCTTCGTTTATCCAACGAATACTGCGTACTGGCTAACTGGCCATGTCCCGGTAGCAGGAGCTGATGCACACGCAGCAGCCAACATGGAGGCGAATGTTTACACTGCGGCCTGTTTGCAACTTATCACTGACGCTATTAAAGCCAGGACTGCGCAGCACGTGAAGCTCTTCAAATTCGCTCAATTACATGTTAGCGCGCTGGCTAAAGTTGGTTAGCACTGGAATTTCAACACAGCGACTGTCGTCAGGACCCTCCTTAATAACAGCGCCGGACCAACCAGAGCCGCGTTCCCAGCGTGATTGGCTTGCGCCAACGTTCGGCTTTTTCTCTTCCATGTCCCGCCTCTACGCAACGGGTGCTGCGTCCTGATTGGTTGGCTTCCCCCCCCCCGCGTGAACCACATCCGCTGTTTTGGAGGTGTTCTTTGCCTGGGCTTACTCTGCAACAGTCAACCGGATGGTGACCTGGGTGGAAATTATGAGGCGACGTGGGAGGAGTGTTTTTGCCGGCGGGAAATGTAAAGAGCAAAACATGTCAGTTTGCTACGTTTCCAACCGAAGGTTCccacacatttttatgttatttattttaatacactgGCTTCCAGAACCAACTTTTCAGAGTTCTAAttgttcatgttaaaaaaacaaaataataatagaaaaagtCACTCTccgattttatttatttgcatttaccACAACATACAAACACCGGTTATTTTCTACCTTAGCCATATGCTCGAAGTGGCCGACTGTCGCCCTTCTAGAAGGGACCTCCAGGGTATTCCCCAGTTGGTGTATCGTTTGAAATGACATAAACCCCACCCGTGAGCAAGCGCACAAAATTGCCCGGCCGGGTGAAAAATGGTGCGCACCCAATGAGAAGAGAGTCAACCTCAAAGCTACAACCAAGACTGTGATCCACTATGAAATGATGGACGCTAAAGTAGAGCGTGTAGAGGAAATTAACCGACACCTGTATTCTTAAACAATTTATTAACAGATCCACAATCGCAATGCTCAAGCTCCCAATTGATAAAGACAGATTGGTTATATCTGTTGACTTCAAGCTGTCAAAACAGTTTCTTGTGCAGTGCTCTAGTGACACCTAGTGGATCTggcctaaaaaaaataaaaatagggagaaacaaaaaaaaaacaacagtgcaCCAGATTGTGTTCGACTTCTCCACAGTGTCGAGATTCGTCGAGGGTATGTCCGTGTGTACAAGCTTCGCGTTTTATGATATCTACAATCTAACCAAGGAGTGAGAAGAAAACGATCAGCGCGGtctttacaaaatgtagaaTATAATCATATTTATTCCTCGTCAGCCAAAGATGCTTCACTTCATTCGTAATGCCCCTCCAGTTACGGCCATCATGCAGAAgaacccaaaaaaacaaaacaaaacaaaacaaaaaaaacaagtgagaTTTATTCACACGCGTTTGGAACAGATAAGTCCAGTTTTTATTGGTGTGGTTTCTGTCAGCGTAGCTGTGGCGCTCCTGAACattgataaataaaacacagatgaaaatttgatttttttttttctttccttttcttttttcctttttctctaaGGATCTGTTATCCTTAAGACACGGTGAAGTAAGAATAACCAAATTAATCATCATTCCACacaattaggtttttttttccttgaccAATGTCCTGACGCaacagaatgttttcttttcctctttaaaaaaaaaaaaaaaaatccaactcaTCCCGGGAAGAACGTGTTGGGGTGGCTGTGGCGTTCTGTCCCTGTCCAAGGCCCCCTCATGAATAACTCGACGTTTTGCTACCGACGTCGTCCTCCTGAGATCCCATACTCTGCAGGAAAagtgaagaagcagcagcagcccggGTCAGACATGTTTACCACGAAAACACAGGAGCCATAGCTACGTTCttagaacaaaaacagattaatagAGGGGCTTTTCTTTTTGACACACTTTGCAGAAGAAACGCTCTCGGATTTCGCCACGGTTCAAATATAACTTTGACATTCCCGTCCAAATCATGCTCGACAGTAGTGTGACGTATTTGCTTTTCACTAGAGAACTCAGTCAGATTTCTCCAATTTTTGTGAAGTTTGTGACCTACGGGTGTGATTTTAGATTATTCCGATTATTCTCTCTTAGTACTGGggtaaaataacattaaaaacttgTAACTTTTATCAAAGAGTTGCTgtaggaaggatttcctgtagcagtctgtattagaGTGGTGTGAAGAAGCCTCTGATTATTCTGCTgttgtcacgataacaaatttcaCGGGACGATAaactgtcccagaagttattgcgataaacgataatattgttcctttgagaccattttcaagttaGTTCAAACGGGAAGGACATTTCTGAAACCTTTTTAATTCCAATTTTGAATCTGGGTTACATACCAAACTGTGGTTTGCGTGTAGCATTGCGGATATACTTGCCATATTCTAAGACTCAGTAAAGATTAGCTTTAGTGATATTAAACTCTTTAACCAGCTACCTCACCGATCCATGTTTAATCTATGGCCGTCCCAGTCAACACAGTGAGGTCCAGCTTAACAGCGTTTGGAAGcaaatagaaggaaaaaaaatatatatatacttttttcccccctattaACTTTCTGAAATTTGTAGGTACAAAATATCAACTCAGATAAAGACATTCAAATACGTCATAATATTGAGGTTTTTAACCCTTTATCTGATAACATGACATgtatgttaaattattttgatgataATGTTGACTATAATTACTACAGAAGGCAGTAATTAtagtcaacatttattttactgatcATATTTAGACAATGTtgtgaaatgttacttttttaaatcaattattctCATAGTACTATCATAAATTTTGCATGAACACAAGACATTTGTTATAATAGccatcactaatgcagaattctGCAATAAAACACTCACCTTCTGCACAAACTGTGGGTTTACTGTAATTTCTTGATCCATAGACTTTAGTTTCTCATCCAGCTCTATACATTTCAACATCTGTGAATAAGAATAATGAAACCGTGATATGGATTATAGTAGCTTTGACCAggatattaaagcagaaaaaatatcCACAGGCAGATTTCAGGATCACCTCTTGATCTATTTTGTGGAGCATTGCTGGGTTGTTGTATTTTTCGGGGTTGTCATGGAAGCAGACCATACCGTCCTTTTGGTTAATGCTAGCATAGATCTCGCCATCTTCAATCTGAAATacacattaatttttttttatacatgaaCCGCTTGCAACGGAGCTCGTTTTAAAACTCGCGTTAAGatgtaaaagagaaaatgtttgaaacagcTCAAAGTTGTTTGTGTGCACAGACTCACCATGTGTAAGACGTATTTCTCTGCTTCCTGGGGACCTGAAAGCTGCACTCGACTCGCCATGTCTTGCAAAGACAACGTCAGGAAAGTCTGCGGGGGATCGGACGAAACAGGAAGTCACCGGAGACCCGCTGAAGCCGTTTTTGTAGAGAGCAGCAACTTAactttactttgattttttaGCATTGCAGCAGCAAAACTGTAAGTGACGTACTTGATTAAAGTACTTTTGAAATAATACGAGTTTTTGGGAAATCAGTGCAACTGAAACTAAgtcagttttggttttattcctGCTGTGTTATTGCtaatttactatttaattttacaattgtatttctttaaaatcaaacttaattttatgttttaactaTTGTGAAGCACGTTCGTCGTCTGAGGTTGCTGTTTAAATCGTAATCTTTCAACGTATTTTCAGGAGTAGCACAATATAtttacctctaaataaaatcaagtttaaatattaatcttGGTACATTAAACTTCAGAGCCCAGAATTAACTCATAAAATAaccatttataaaagaaaaccatGCAATCTAAACTGTATTGTTGATTAATCTAAGTACCCAATTTAGtaaatttttgtaactttaaaaattttttaaaatggaaaacagtgGGCCACTCCTAGCGACAGAGCCACTGGATGTCACAGGCTTTCCCTGATTCCTGTGGAatattttatgagtttttctGAGGTCACTTTCAGGATCATGTGATAAGACTTTCAAAAAGCAGACTGAACACAGGCTTCTAGTTACAAAAGTCATCATTTCAGGATAGGAAGCTGAAACTCTGGCTAACctgttaacattttgaaatcatttttctcATTAGCTATGCTTTGTCTCATGCGACTGAAATCTTTCCGCTGGTTTTGCTTCGTTTTATTTTGCTCCAGCTTCAGAAGAAAGAAGACTTGTCTTCAGAGCATGATTGGATATCTAAATCAACTGCTCGTTTTATGCTACTGCATCACTGACTTTACCTTACAGTTTAGCTTCATTTCATTCCATTTAAAACCCAATTTAATCAGTGTGCATTTCCAAAATGAAGACAATTAGTGCAAGTTAGTCACCCGGAGCCCCCCACCTTTGTTAGCCTCTGGATGTTCTTCTTGTAGAGGGAAGAGAGGCACTGCTTGACCAGGCCTGTGTTGTTGTCTCGTGTGAACGTCTCGTTGTGTTTGTTGACCAGGCTGCGCAGCTCGGCGGGGTTGTTGGTGGAGTAGACCTGAGCCAGCTCATGGTAGGCGTTGCTCAGGGGCTGTGGGTGGAGGCGGAAACCACGGTTATAGCAGGAGAGGAAAACGGTATGCTAAGACTGGATGATATAATTTATTCACTTACAGAAGTATTCATGCCCCATTTTTCACCTTTCCACCACAAACTTTatggattttattgggattttatgagatagaccaaaacaaaatcatggGGTTTTCGGagttcaagctcagtcagagaGTAAGGCAAAATgtatttaggtctggactttgactagacacatgaatatgctttcaTATAAACCAAGATTTTTCTCATGTGGACCCAAAACCATCAAGTCacggtatcggccaaaatcagaatcgacAAGTCAGGCCATTTAAAGATTagtgatcagccagaaaactgctgCAACtctaatttcagattttgatttttctttccaatttcTTCCTAAACCTCACAATTAGGTGcaattttgtgttggtttatcactcaacatcccaacaaaatacactgaaggTGAGACAAAGGAGAAAGTTGAACGGCACGAATAACTTGCATAAAATGGAGAATGTTAATGTTAGCTACAATGCTATATTCTGGTAGCTGCTCTTCAAAGTACTCTAAAGAAGAAGAGTCACCCTGCAGGTCAGACATTGGACAGAATTTCTATCCACTTGTTTCGCCAAAGCTGAGAAAGCACCAGCGTCGTGATCCAGTTCCTACCTTGATGAACCTTCCTACTATCTGTGAAGTGTATTTGGGCAGCGGCTGCACTTTGCCGTGGAGAATGAGCGACACCAGGATGTACTTCTTATAGGCTTCCAACATGATGTGACTCACTGCCATGGCCGGAGTGGTTATTGCCTGTCGAGGAACACCAGACGGGTTAGTGTCCCCCTCGGAGCACGACTGGCTGCGACGTCGGACGAGCTAACGGGAGCGTACCTGTTCATAAAAATACAGTGctctttcaaagtttttcagGCCCGTGTAGATCATGCCGCCGTAGTAGTAGTAACATAAAAAGTGCTTTGCGTCGTAGGCTCCGTTTTCCTTGCAGATGTCCATCATGTCCACCTCCAAGAAGGGCAGAGCGGGCTTGAAGCACTTCGCTAACAAGCACAGCTGCAGGAGAACGAGAGGAGGGTGAGGGTGGCGGAgtcggaccggaccggaccggggGAGGAAACGGCCGACTCACCTGACACAGGTCTGCATGAACTGAGGTAAGTTGGTTTGTGTTCATCTGCATTTTGTCTATTGCCTGTTTTAGGATGACGACACCCCTCAAAGGctgcagaaggagaagaagatgGAAGCGTCAAGTCAAACTGAAACTGCTTTAAAACGCAGCCAAATATTTActctgagaagaaaacagaaaaaaaaaaaaacacctctcTTTGGTCTTGGAAATCATTCTAAGCTTAGAGTAAAATGACCACCACATGTCAGAGcaacattaaaaagtaaaaaaaacaacacccacacacaaaagAACTAGACCAGCGATTGAACTAGCAGGAAGTGGTGGTTTCATGTAGCAGCAAGCTAAGTGCAGCATGACTGATTTACTATTTCACCATAAGTATTTTCAAGCAGACCCTTTGACTTTATGAGAAATTAACTCTGTCCTGTATGGAGCACACAATGAGCAGCTGGACTGTAAATACAGTAAGTAGAAAGACGAACCCTCTGAAAAGGGTTTTACGAAGCTGCAAGTGTGCTGCAGCTGACAGGAAGTAAATCCAGAACTGAGAAGAGGAGCTGGGCTAAAAAAGCCGTAAAAGTTCAGGAAACA
It includes:
- the cops3 gene encoding COP9 signalosome complex subunit 3; amino-acid sequence: MASALEQFVNNVRQLSAQGQMTQLCELINKSGELLAKNLSHLDTVLGALDIQEHSLGVLAVLFVKFSMPNIPDFETLFSQVQLFISTCNGEHIRYATDTFAGLCHQLTNALVERKQPLRGVVILKQAIDKMQMNTNQLTSVHADLCQLCLLAKCFKPALPFLEVDMMDICKENGAYDAKHFLCYYYYGGMIYTGLKNFERALYFYEQAITTPAMAVSHIMLEAYKKYILVSLILHGKVQPLPKYTSQIVGRFIKPLSNAYHELAQVYSTNNPAELRSLVNKHNETFTRDNNTGLVKQCLSSLYKKNIQRLTKTFLTLSLQDMASRVQLSGPQEAEKYVLHMIEDGEIYASINQKDGMVCFHDNPEKYNNPAMLHKIDQEMLKCIELDEKLKSMDQEITVNPQFVQKSMGSQEDDVGSKTSSYS